The genomic segment AGCCATTTCCGAGCGAGAGAAGTGCCGCATGGAGGTGGCTAATGAGGCCTGGATGGAAAGATGGATGCCGAATGTGTACCTCGACTTCTCAGTGTAACCTCTGacgagtttttttgttttgttttccggatAGAAGCCGTTGATCAGTCAATTATTTTGCTTCCCGTTGAGCTGCGAGCGCTAGCAAGCGTCAAAACGCCATCAATAAGCTAACGTCGCTAGCATCGATGTTGCGGTAACTATCGACCTTCAAAACAAATGATAATTGAACACAACCTCCAGCAAAACATTCGGAGATCATATGACAGTACTCACACgtgcatattctttatcctctgtgaaaaaacTATGAACATTCCGGCGGCTTATTTGTGACATCAAATCTTTATTATATACTGCACCCTGGTGGGCAAGGCGCGTTTTTACAGTTCTTACATCAGGATACGACGACTGAAACGTCTCCAGTTTTTCTCGGAGTCTGAGAaaagggaggaggaaaaaaaaataaaaataaatcaccacACGAGTACAGCATAAAACGCGACAGGAGCCCACGAAATAAAGTGCACACCGAGACCTTTTAAgttcctcctctttctccttcaTCCGGCCTTCGACTCGTGCCGCCGTTTCCCTCAGAGAGGTCACTTCCGACTTGAGAGCGGAGCGGTCGTCCGTCAGCTCCACCACCCGATTTATCAGAGCCTTCCGGGCCGCGTCGACCGACTCGctgaaagacaaaagaaaatgaacacGTGGCGCATTCGATTCCTGTCTGTGGACTCGAAGGGGTCAGCGGAAACCCCGACGGCGGGACTCACTGAGTGCGTTTCAATTCCTCGTACTGAGAAAGAATCTCCTCAAACTGGTCGGCACTGCCTAGACGAGGGAGAAATCAAAGGGAAGCTTCAACACACCAGTTGCTGACCTtaatgcaggcatgtccaaagtccggcccgggggccaaatccggcccgcggtcgaatttcatccggccctcggcccctgtcataaaatcagtgccgtctggcccgcaggttgggcgcaatggaacacgtgttgcattgactgaggtctcgtagactggtgagtgatgtttcatagagtactgcttccctctagtggctaaatgagtaatagcattcactaaatgagtaatagcatttagacactagggggcatcactcacgagttatcaagacatcactgcgtgtttatattgactgatatgtcatatttcaaatgaaccaaaagaaattcttaagattgttgaaattaaaataaaaatggaaatgtgaaacagactggcttactaaaatttgttgaacaatatttttgttcaatgtaaagaatgtcagccaaggtcggcgacccccgacattttaccacataaaatctggcccccttggcaaaaagtttggacacccctgttctacatGGACCCAATGTAGAACTAAGGAGGCGCAATAAAAGGAAAGAATGCGTAAAAAAACAGAATGTCCAACGTTTGTCATCAGTCCaggccccgccttttaaagctacacgcattcaaagtcacagatgCTACGGTAGAATCTGAGGATGGTGAGCCCGAGCGGGCAAAAACGATACCTGCAGCCATCATGCAAAATCCCATTCatcagtagggggggggggggggggggaatgtgcaGGATAAAATCACGTTTTTAAGGGGGAGGAGTTTTTGCTAACGCCTACCTCGGATGCTGGCCCCTTGGTCAACACTGTCCACAAAATCCTGACTTAGCTCCGACAGCTCGGAAAAAACCGAGTCCGTGTTGCGTAGTTCCCACTCCATGCTGTCCTCGTCCaactcgtcctcctcctccccggaTTTTTCCAGCTTGGCTCCTCCCGTTAGTTCTTCCGCTTGGCCCCCCTTGAGCTCATCCTCCAAACTGGTCTCGGGAGCATTCGTGTCGGGTCTTGCTGGGGTACTGACAACATAAATCCGAAGGGATTTGTACACACCGGAGCAAATGGCATCTCGAGCTTTTCACGGTGAGCTACCTCGTATCCGGCGACGAGCCGCCGTGAAAGTGTCTCAGTTCAGGGGTGGAGCTTATGATGTCGTTGACGAAGCGATCCGAGGCGGACTTCATCATATCGGCCGTCTTCTCTTCTTTGGCATCCGGATCTTCCAAACACAAAGTATCGGAGTTGGGGTGCGTTGTCTGCTAAAAATCAAGCCAGACAGCATCCGTGAGTTGGCGGCTCAAAATGtacagaaatttttttttttgtcaagttacCTGCGAGCTGGAGTCTGCTAAAACTTGGTTGGATGAAAATTCAGCATTTTGGGGCTGCGTGTGATTCCTgaatgagtccccccccccaaaaaaaaacaagcaaacaaatgagCAAGCTTTTTTTCACGAAACACCGCGACACAAGCGCGACCCGTGGAGGTAAACCGTcgcaccattcattcattcattcatcttccgagccgcttgatcctcactagggtcgcggggggtgctggagcctatcccagctgtcttcgggcagtaggcgggggacaccctgaactggtggccagccaatcgcagggcacacatagacgaacaaccattcgcactcacactcacacctagggacaatttagagcgtccaatcagcctgccacacatgtttttggaatgtgggaggaaaccggagcacccggagaaaacccacgcaggcccggggagaacatgcaaactccacacagggaggccggagctggaatcgaacccggtacctctgcactgtgaagccgacgtgctaaccactggactaccgggccgccctatgtttttattcattcattcattcatcttccgagccgctgtcttcgggcagtaggcgggggacaccctgaatcggttgccagccaatcgcagggcacacagaaacgaacaaccatccacgctcacactcacacctagggacaattttagagcgtccaatcagcctgccaagcatatttttggaatgtgggaggaaaccggagcacccggagaaaacccacgcaggcccgggggagaacatgcaaactcagcgCGACTAAAAGTGCAACACGAGAGAAACCGCGCGCGCTACGATcgtcaaacagaacatcaccacaACACCTCAGGGGTGAATCTCTTTCCGAGTCCTTCCTCTTTTCCAGCAGTTCCCGATAGGAGTGAGCCAACTAGAATGCGAAGGATGCCGGACAAGAAAGCGGGTCAACAAAACCACtttgacaggggggggggggggcggggggccgcaCACTATGCCTGACCTTGTTGTGCGCAAGCCTGAGCGCGCTCAGTTCCCTCCCCAGGGCCGACTTCTGCTCCTCCAAGGCCACCACTGCAACGCAAGGACAGCAAATATGACTTCCGGGTGTTTGTCGGTGGAAAATAACACCTACTGATTGGTCGCAGCGACTCACGCTGATCCGCCTGCTCCCTGGCTTTCTTCTCCAGGCGTCTCTCTCTACTTTCCCGCTCTTTTTCCCTCGCTCTCACGGCTCTCCTTTCCTGCTCCATTTGGTCATCCAGCTCCAAATACCTCTGGAGAGAAACCCCCAAAACCGCAGCGTTACATCAAAGCTCAGGAAGCGCAACCGCGCGACCCATCCGAGCGCACCTCTTGGCTTTCTTTCCTCTGCGCCTTCTCCGTCCGGTATCGCTCCAGCAGGCCGTCCCGCTCCGCCCTCTCCCTCTCCGCCTCGTCCTCTCGTTCTCTCAGCCGGGCTTTGCAGCTAGCCAGCGCCTCCAGTACCCACACAAAGATGGGCACCAGGGACTCCACCACACCCTCGCCGTGGGTCTCGATAACCGTCTGCGCCATGGAACAAAAGCGACGGTTCGAAACGGCGGCAGGCGGTGAAACGCTAAACAAAACGACGGGGGGGAACGGGACCTGAAGTTCGGAATACAGCTTTCCGGCCTCCTCGCTGACAATGTTGGGATCCAGCTCCACTTCCCCCGTCCCGCAAAGCACTCTCTCGCTGTActccatcgttttttttttaaagcgtcaCGCCCACTCGGCATCAATTGCGCGGGACTTTACAACTCGCCGTAATTTATCCGGGCTGTGGGACAGTTGCGCAAACTTGGGCGGCGGCCATCCTCCGCAAACGTCACGCGCCGCTTGCGCTTGACAAGGGCGGCGTCCTCATGGACtggaacacagaaaaaaaaaaaaaggtgatcggtaaaaaattaaaatgtcaccaTTTTGGCAAGTTTATTCAGCGCCGTTTGGGAGGTTGGAGCCTATCGAGTGGGAATTCTGAATATCATTCATGCTTGgacgtgcctttttttttttttttccctaccccCAGAACATAATTGATGGTGAAACATCGGTTGCGGTTCAGAACTGGTGTTTCAccggcaaacaaaaacaaaagacattacTCAACGTGGGTGATATTTTATTCCAATGGCATaatttagaaataaataaaaagaaaaaggaaataatTTGGTCCTGAAATATGTGCGTATTATAGAACAGAATGATACAACATATTCAACTGGAGCTAGTTTTAAAATGGACAATAAACAACTTTGGACTCCAGACTGTAACCAAAATGGTGGCATTTTGCTCCGAAAACTTGAGACAATGCAAGTACATTTTTCGTCTTCCCGCGCCTGTGTGACCAGTAAATCTGCtgatgatatttttttctcacaattcTGTGCTCATTTTAGCCAATTTATGAGCCACATTGTGCAAATGAGTGGAGGGAATATTTAATTTGCAACTCAATTTACAGTGCACACCTTAAAATTTTTACTTGTGCCCCTAAAAGTTGAGGTTGTGTGCCACTGTGCatccaagtaaaaaaataaatgaaaattagTCCGGAGACCTGAAATAACTCTTGAAATTCCTAAaataccttaaaaaaataataattaaaaaagggGGCGGTTAATGTACTTGTAAAAAGGCTTAACGTGGCTTAATGTCggaaaacattaaatataaacattaaatataatgataaatcagaactaagttgataaatagagaaaggtattgcaatatccattatgaatacaagagaaaattgacacaagagtgccagggtgaggatgtatataatcccgatacaaaccaaaagttgtgaaaatatcatggttaagggtaaagtatgagccttaatggagacttcttcttactttttcttttctgattgatataaaaatgatttagtacatataaacacataacggggtaggactagatacgtttttttacttcatcctactcccttgaacataataactgtgttgaatgaagactgatttctttcttttacttttttatctaccttattttctgtcaaattattactgtatatgttttatgttatgttcaataaacaaacaaaccgtcTGACGATATCAAACAACCGCCATTTGGGATTTTATGGGCATGACGGCTTTTGCTCCCCCATAGACGAAAGAAATCTAAAatagtatttttatattttcagatATTGTTGTGGGTGTATGTAGAAATGGGTGCTTGATATTTTGTGACGATTGGTTTTCGTTTTCTAACATTAAGAAACTTTTTCTCGACAGCAAAACCTCTGTGGGTAGAGGAAGGTTTAATGTTTGTAAAATCCGAAATACGGTGACGATTTTTATGGCGTTTTCAGAGGACGACGTGGGCAAGAGGAGAGATGTGCAAGTGAATTTTGATCACGATTGCTCGTCGGACGTTCATTTTACATTAAACGTTTTGGGACAGTCAAAAAAATTATACATCTACCTTGCATCGTTGACATCGATaactgcacacacaaacaaacgtgtTATCAAAACTATAGCGACGGAACTATTGTTCCATTCGCGTAAAAAGAGAAATTCCGTAGATTTAGAGGAGTTTGCGGATAATCGACAGGATTTTATCTGAGCCTCGTCAGCATTTAgtcacggagaaaaaaaaaactcgtgtTCTGTTaaatattacaatcaacttCCGTTGTGAGGGTTACGATACAGTGTGAAACTGTCGAACATGATGGTAACAATATCATCAATACGCTGGCACAAGTATTGGAATGACAGTACTGTATTGCGAAAGCCGCACATTTCGGTAGACTGTACCTTAGAGGCTAACTACCGAGAGCTAAATGTGTCACTTTTGAAAAACAGGCTGTATGAATAAATAACGTGATTGACAGGAGACACCTGAGAAGGCACAGCGGTGCCGTCGGGTTCTTGCTCGACAAACTCACCTTAAATGTTTGACTCCTCtgtgttttatttcactttttcctcttctccctctccgctaaaaaaaagtcaactttcgTTTGGGTTTTTCGTCgctggtggggggtgggagggggttgtcaattaccccccccccctcacccccatagTTGCAAGTTTAGAAAAAGGGGGCAGGGTTTGGGTTTGACGTGTTTCTACTTTTACATCTAGCCAATCATGTTAAAGTATTTATCTTTTGATCCAATAGGAGcggaaagggggcggggtttTACGGCAGCGTTTTTTTCGAGGGAGGAAAAAGAAGTTCCTGAAACTTGAAGGTTGACACGTGACCACCTGGTATGTCATGTGACTCGAGTTGACTTCAAGCGCTGATACCTGACTGTGAAGAGTTCACATTCAGAAATAACTTTGCACACTCTTGTCAACCTCCCCCCGAGGttcaacaaaactaaactcAGTTTGACCTTTTTAGCTGATGATGACgttctttcattaaaaaaaaaaaatcccccaaaatgacACTCGTGAACAGACAATTTTACTCTATGCCATACGCTTCCCGAAACGTATTTGTCTAAATGTCTCGACTTTATTTCCATCGTCAATTAGAGAAATATTGACTCTGATTGACAGTTTCTTGACATGCAACTGAAGGTCTCCTACTGCCTATATGTCTTCAATCATCAAGACAGAACGAAAGAGTTCACACGGgaaatgatttgcatgtcaggAGGCGTGTCAGCACAACACGTTCCATTTTAATGACAGAACTCAAATCCAAATCTCTCGCGACTGTCAATTACACCGTGACCCGTTTAACTGCATTCTCCTCCACAAGCACTTCCTTGCCGTCCTGCCTGGCGCTGcgcctcctctccctcctcctcttcgtcagGATGTAGAAGGCCACCACGCTCCCGACCACGGCAAAACTGAAGGCCAGGATCACCAGTCCCAGCGCCAGTAAGTGAGATGTTCCCCCGCTGAAGTGGTTCAGCTGGTCCCAGGTGCCCACGCCCACGCAGCTGAAGCCGATGAGCGTGCCCCAAAAGCCGAAAGCCAGCATGCAGGAACCGCAGGAGAGCTCCACGCCGCCGGTGACcacggcgatgcccgccacagAGACCACGCCTCCCGGCAATGACACGGCCTCGGATTTAGGGTCATAGGTCACAGCTGAAGCTGATAGTGTGGAAGCATCAAGGATTTCCATGGTGGGACTTCTCACTCCGCCTGCACAATGTTGATTCTTCACCCTCTGTGTTATAACTACctaaaaaagatgtttttttaaaattgtgtgaaCTCAAAATCGCTGCATTTTTAAATTGGgccattcaacaaaatattttaacttttgctgctgtaaaaatTGTCTTTCccgcatttcacaacaaagaaatgaGAGTTTATATTGGCCCCCAACTTAAAGATATTTGTAAGAACAACTCAGCAAATTGAGTTTtaggttacttttttttcagacaattgtctttttttgggggggtgaagagaaaaaaaaagcagtgacgaaggctgaagtgacaacCAAAACTCTCAGCTAAGTAAGAGTATttcccctattttttttttacctcatcaAGAGACTTTTTGTCACCGTATTTTTTCTGTGGGTTCCACAAAACTACATTTCTAATAGAAAAACAAGTAAATTAATCTCATTAATGTGTTCCGAACAAGCAATCCACCAAATCAAGTACTTCATGAGCTGGTTagtaatgaaacaaaaacaatatttattgGGATCTACTTGCTCATTTTCGACTCTTTGGGATTATTTAACATGCATTTTGAACATTACAGTAGGGTGGcccatcacttaaaaaaaaaaaaaaaaggccatttagAGTGGCGGATGAATCATTTTTAGTGCGAAATAAATTTTAATTCAtgaggatagaaaaaaaaatcataaagacTTAATTTATGAGGAAAAAGTCAATCTGAACTGTACATACTGAACGGAAGAGTGATTGGCTAAAGTGGGTCAATTGCAACGCTAAAAGAGAAGCAGAATTTTTCCACTTTCAAAATGTCATCTCAGCAGCAGCGTAGAGTTTAAAGAGCCGAGGAATATAACCACTTGGTGATGTCTTGCAATGCCCTTGCTAAAGGAAATCTATGAATCATCCAACTATAAAACAGTGTTCTCATTTTCATTCTACCTGCCCAATCGTTCTTCCGCCGCCTGCTGTAATGATTCCGAGAAATAAAGGGGAGCGCATAATCTTACTTACCGTAGTGAGAGAAACGTCccggggtgggaaaaaaaatattcccagTTGGGTCTGCGAGTGACCGTGCCTCTCTCCCAGGACGGCGTGTGCAGAAATGGGCGACGGCGGCATCGGTGCGGTCACCTTATCAAATGCGTCACAAAGTGAAGGCCTCTCAAGATGGTGGCCGTTCTCGTCAAGATTGTTGTCGGCGTgatgtttctttgtttgttccTGTCTTTCCTCGCGTCCACCAGGAAATGGTCGTCTGTCATTCGGCCTCATTATGAGCCATTAAGTGATATTTATCTTGGAGCTACTCCCTTCCTCTGCGCTGAGCTCTGTCATTCTCAACGCTGGAGCGGTGTCCCGCCAAGGCATTGTTTCAGCTCCCTTAACtatttggctgttttttttccccgtcatttttcagcaaaaaattgCCCTCTTGGTTCGTGTTGGACTCAAATGAATAGCTGTGTTTGGATATTACAAGCTGTTGAACAAGGTCGCAATTATGGAAACCATCagtgctacacacacacagaaaaagaatCAGTGTGTCCAACTGGCTAAAGAAGTGTTACGAGTTGTGCTCTGGTCAACCGATTACATCCATCAGCACTTGGCAATTTATTGTGAACCCATGAGCAAAGTGGATTGACACAAAAAGGCTGAATACTGACGGAGAATTAAAATGAATCTAAGATACAGAATTGGAAGCAGTTCAGCCAAAAGAAATGTTCAAAAAGTGTGTtcaaatggggcggcccggtagtccagtggttagcacgtcggcttcacagtgcagaggtaccgggttcgattccagctccggcctccctgtgtggagtttgcatgttctccccgggcctgcgtgggttttctccgggtgctccggtttcctcccacattccaaaaacatgcgtggcaagctgattgaacactctaaattgtccctaggtgtgagttgtgagtaaattgtccctgggataggctccagcaccccccgcgaccctagtgaggatcaagcgtctcggaagatgaatgaatgaatgtgttcaaATGGTGGCTATCGCTAACAACAGTGGTTAACACAAATAGACAAAGGTAAATATGATAAATGACCAAAACATGGTTAAGAAGTATATTAACCTCCAAGTAAACTTGgctgtaatattcattcattcattcatccatcccagccgtctccgggcagtaggcggggaacaccctgaatcggttgccagccaatcgcagggcacacagaaacgaacaaccattcgcactcacactcacacctagggacaatttagagtgttcaatcagcctgccacgcatgtttttggaatgtgggaggaaaccggagcacccggagaaaacccacgcaggcccggggagaacatgcaaactccacacagggaggccggagctggaatcgaacccggtacctctgcactttgatgccgacgtgctaaccactggactaccgggccgccctggctgTAATATCATCACTTAAAATATACAGCGCCAAAAAGAAATGTTAGCAGACTAGCAGCTAGCACTGCTACTTGTGTTTAATATAAATTGACAAACATAAACCAGTTGTCAAGAGACAAGACGCGGCTCAGACGTTCAGTAATCCATGTAGTCATCCAAATAAATGTTCGTTGTATTATAACATCTCTTAAAATAAacagtggcaaaataaacttgtaaTAAACAGTGACGACTGGCTATTGCTATCAACTATCCTGCTATTGCTATCAACTATCCTGCTATTGCTATCAACTATCTCTCACGCAAACTGACAAAGATAAATGTATTGCGAAGCAACAAGACATAGTTAAGAAAtgaaaccatggattaatcgcGAATACTGTTTAGCATTTCTTAAAATAAACAGTGCTAATAGCCATGCTAGCGACAACCAGCTGCTAGTGCTAATGGTAGAAAACATAAATGGTCTGAGCAATtctaaagaaaatgtttgccgGTTCACAATTCCACCAAGATGACATTTTGGGgaccatttgttttgttttgttttttttgcatgactgtCATTACTTTCATTAATGGCTTCTTCAAAATCGTTCTAAACCATCCTTAGCTAGCTGTCACTGATTCCAATTAGAAAATGAAACAATTGGCTCCATATGTGAATGAGAAGCAAATATACAAGATCATTTCCCATGAGAACGCCAGTCGTTTACTTTAACTTCATCCGGTCTGGGTCAGAGGTAAAATGTCAGGGTGCGTTTTTTAATTCCTTTTAAAGAGGGGCTAATTCTATTAGCCATGACAGTCCTGGTATGTTGGTGATGATGCTAATTGGCTAAGTGGTGGATCGAGGGGGACCGGGAGGGCACGGCTAATCCAATCGATGGGCTCACAGagcatatttttttatgacGTCAAGCAAAAACATCCAACGCATTGAATTTAGCGTCATTAAAATGTCAAACCAAGGCCTGGACGTGAACATTTAACAGACGTCGGAACTTTTTCTTTTGTCGGTTGCTTCCATCGCAGTCaggggaaacaacatttaggcCCGGGACTGAAAAGGCCAGAGATCAAATACGACAGAGTTCTATTGGTTAGGCAAACGGAGGCAGTGAAGTTGATGAAAGGTTAGACTGGTCAACTTTGGCCTTTTCTGATAGTCGGTGGTCAGTCTGAAGAGAGCCTCCAACGGGAAACGTCTTGATTCATTGTAGGTTCACGTTACATACTCTACGTGATCTGGTAACGGTCGAGAATTGGGAGAGTCAATGGAAAAGCACACCATCAAAAATGAGTCGCTCCTTTGAGGCATGCAGCACCATCAAAGAAGTTTATTTCAGTCAAAAGCTCAGCCACCTTAAGTCCCGCATTAACAGAATTATCCTGGTCCCACATTGGGAGATGGTTTCCCCCCCTTGCCCTGCTTACCTCCAACTTATCTCTTACGCCACTGAGACGCTGGACGTACACGCAGGCGGGTGAGTTCTCCTCTCTGCTTCTTGGGTTTTAGACGTTTTCAGGTGGAATTTGGTATCTGGACTGTACTTGAATCCCCGACAGGGATCTCTGCGGTGGATCTTGACGTGAAAGCCTGCGATC from the Hippocampus zosterae strain Florida chromosome 5, ASM2543408v3, whole genome shotgun sequence genome contains:
- the LOC127600620 gene encoding uncharacterized protein LOC127600620 isoform X1 translates to MRPNDRRPFPGGREERQEQTKKHHADNNLDENGHHLERPSLCDAFDKVTAPMPPSPISAHAVLGERHGHSQTQLGIFFFPPRDVSLTTVVITQRVKNQHCAGGVRSPTMEILDASTLSASAVTYDPKSEAVSLPGGVVSVAGIAVVTGGVELSCGSCMLAFGFWGTLIGFSCVGVGTWDQLNHFSGGTSHLLALGLVILAFSFAVVGSVVAFYILTKRRRERRRSARQDGKEVLVEENAVKRVTV
- the LOC127600620 gene encoding uncharacterized protein LOC127600620 isoform X2; this encodes MEILDASTLSASAVTYDPKSEAVSLPGGVVSVAGIAVVTGGVELSCGSCMLAFGFWGTLIGFSCVGVGTWDQLNHFSGGTSHLLALGLVILAFSFAVVGSVVAFYILTKRRRERRRSARQDGKEVLVEENAVKRVTV